Within the Glycine soja cultivar W05 chromosome 3, ASM419377v2, whole genome shotgun sequence genome, the region ACATATATAACTGCACCAATCACTTAAAACACCAACAATTAATCAGAAAACAGAGATGAATTCTCTGACTAGGaagcattaattattattaaaaacccTACAGTTTCTCCTAATCTCTCCAACTTCCCCAACCAAAACCTTAATGCTCCCCATCTTCACAATAGCATCAGAAAAATTCCTTTTAAAAAGCACATCATCCCCAACAAAAGTGTAAACCAACCCTTTGGACAAAGGGTCCAAGGCCAGTTGCTGGTCAATGTAAAGCACCCCTCTCTTCAAACGAATCTGGTTATAGAACTCATTATCAAACGCCATCCACGTGTATTGATCCAAATACACCCTTGATTCTGGATCTGTGAAATTGGGCCAGCATTGCAGGATCAACTGGGCCCGCAAAGCAGGGTCCATATCGGTGCCCTAGAAAAGCCTGTCTGCAAAGGAAATGCAGTGCGCGTAACCACGCTGTGGGCCTCATGAGTGTTATCATTAAGAGATTCATGACATACAAGTCAAATTAAGCTAATACTATTaacctttttcttcctttctttatCTAAAGGACACATTATATATATGGATTTCGGAATGAATGAATCTTGAGGAACCGTGCCAGTAAAAGATTAATATAATTACGTGTGGTATTTCATGTTTATATTTAGAAAATGTTCTCAGACGTGCCAAGAGAAACAAaacttaattttgaattaatacaGAATACTTACTATCTAGGTTTTACGTAAATTATGGGATGTAAATAACATATTGACGTGGTTTTGAATAATATTGCACCTATTACTATAGTGTCTTTTGTCCACAACAATTGCGATTTGTCATGCAATATTATCAACTAcacaaagttaattatttttattgaagttTGAACGTTTCATATACTAAAAACTACGCCATTTTTGGTATGAACACACGTGTTTTCATACTCAAATTTTATTAGCCTACATTTATGTTCACTTTTATGACAAAAATATACATGATAGAGAGAATCTCAATTTTCTCTATATCTAGAAATAGTACTAGAAAAAAATTGTGGGtgcaaatgatatttttatttttattttttttatgtgttggGTGATTTGGCATTTTGTAAAAGTTGCAAAAGTTATATTGTATATAATACTCacgaatatttttatttggaattggATTTAACATTTTTTCCCACTTAAACTAAGAGGTTGCCTATTTTAAAGTTAAGATAtattactaattttaattttttttagaggagtATTACTAAGTTTAACGAAAGCTTACAATAATACTTGATTAATTTAcaatttagaataaattttcacctttttttacGATGTGTGTCTTTTTTTATGTGTGTGGATTCAAATTCTCCTTATATCACTTTCTTCGTTTGGTAGATAATTAAGGTCAGGTCCAAGAATTAATGGTTTGGGAGGCGGGAGGACAAATTCACGTTTTctcaatgaatatttttaaacttttacatCGTTTATTTGACGTGGTTTTGTATTAGATATAGTCAGTAGAAACCCTTTCAAATATACATCAAAAGTCATCCAATAAATATTCAAGCATAAAAAAGTATACAGAGTATTCAtgattatacttaaaaaaaatcacgttttcttgatatatatatataaacttctACATCGCATATTTCACGTGATTTTGTACTAGATGTAGTTAGTAGAAGCACTTTCAAATATACATCAAAATTCATCCAATAAATATTCAAGcataaataattatacaaaGTATTCATGATTATACTTGAAAAAAAGTATTAATGGTTGTGttaattttccaaaaaataaataatctaagaatatataataaaaaatgtatttacatagaagataaattaaatattttttaaagatccAAAGTTACTAATGACATTCGCCAATTTCATATGTCGCGGAAAACTtttgtaaatttataataaaaattgatatatgcgttaaacatatattttttaaaggaaaatcctattaattatgtttcaaatatttactaaattagATCAAATTATCTGTTActcactaaattattttttaagacaaCAGTAGCTATGaagcattaaaaaatattttgctttcaattagtcaaaaatagaagaagaaaaatggttTATCATGCTAAAGATTACAactttaaaagtaaattatggTTTTATTTTGTTAGAAGTGATgataaataaacttatttaaatagaACCTTAATGAATCTTACTTAAGGTTTAATAATTCTTAACGAAGAAGAGTATCTTAGGAATAGTGTTGATAATGAATGTGCACAAAGTGTTAAAagatctttttagtttttttttatatttttaatgtttttttttatattgtgcgAATTCAAGACAAAGATATTATGAGAAAGTTTAGAATAACTCATACACCTTATGAATCAATTGAGTTagatttcattatttatattttttaggtttaattacaaattttatcaccaaatttttattattttacgaATTTTACCACTCAagttttatttcataaattttattattcaactttatataatttcatgaatcactcaagttttttttttcaccaattttatcattaaacttttaacatttcacaaattttatcatctaaaattttaatttttatatattttactatcatattgtttgcaaaaagatataaaaagtcatttttctatatttttgaatattaattataattataatcgatgtaaaaaattaatatcaaaagtcaaaatcatttattttgataaataattttttaaagcgCGAAAAAAAAGTCTGtcaataatgataaaatatacaaaaaaattaaaatcttacatgataaaatttataaaataattaaaattaaatgataaaatttataattaagtcgtttttttcttttaatgtagTAGATGCAGTAGaaatgatatgaatgcatttttattcaaatcaaaATCCCTGCACAAGTAGTGCACATTAACACATATATGAGCAATTAATCTCAATTGAAACACCAATGAAATCATTCTGTGATTATTAGGAAGCACTGTTAAAAACCCTACAATTTCTCCTAATCTCTCCCTCATTCCCTACCAAAACCTTAATGTTCCCCATCTTCACCATAGCATCTGCAAAACTCCTTTGAAAAGCCGCATTATTCCCCGCAAAAACTGTGACCAACCCTTTCGACAAAGTGTCCAAGGCCAATTGCTGGTCGATGAAAAGCACCCCTCTCCTCAGAACAATCTGCTTGTAAAACGCATTGTCGAACACCATCGACGACGACACGTTTTGGTCCAAAAACGCCCTTGGGTCACTGTTGGGCCTGTTGCAAGTCCGGCCCAACCCGGCCCGCAAAGAAGGGTCCATGTTGGGGTCGTTGAGCCTGTCTCGGAAGAAACTGCAGTGCGTAAAACCTACGGTGTGGGCCCCCAAGAGAGTAACCATTTCGTCCAACGACATGCCGTTTGCGCTGAAGACTTCCAACACCCGCGACACAGTGGATCGTGGCCCCGGCAGGTTCACTTCGGAGGATTGCGACACGTGTCCGTCACGCCTTCCCGTTGCGACGTCGTATTTGAGCCCACCTGCTAGGACCACGGAATCACGTGTGGCCAGGGTGATTATATCGGCGCATGAAACCGTTGATGGACATTCTCTTTCTAAGGCTTTTTTTATTTCGTCTATTAGCTCGTATCCCCGAACGGTGCCGTTTGCTCCTGCAGCTTTTTCAGATTGATTGCCCCTGGTTGAGTCTATTAATATGGACGCGTCACAGCCCTGAATccaatttgtgaatcaaatacaattagtaaaaaattattattgagatTTAAATGCTTTTAtgataaaggaagaaaaaagaggtatattaaatataataaaaatataaaatgaaaactcATCTTAtgtgaaataatttaaataatgcaATTAACTattaaagtataattttattacactttcttctatttctttctaTTAATTAACAGTGTGTTTCATTTTACCTTAATCCACTTTTCAATGCATTTTAATGCGCTTTGAGAGATATAAGGTGGGTTGCACTGccacaattatttttaatatttttagctcattaaagaaaaaactagattcaatggttaaaaaaaaaaagaaaaaaaaagtgagtaaACCAAATCCATAGATTGACATTCAACATACTTCTACCGAAAAAGCAAGCATAGCTAGATTGAATTATATATAGCTTAAAGTTGGTGATTTAAGATATGCACATAGACAAATCAATATGTACTCAAGGTTTAAATTAACCATCCAATTTTCTTCCGAATCAACTGAATTAATGGGTGAATGGATCAAATTCCTCCCctaaaagaattaaatctagTGTTGAACCCCGAAAAGACAAGAGTGGTTAGTAAAGCAATGTGATGATTGAGAGTGGTTTGTGTCTTACTCTGACAAAGCAGTCATGGAAGTGCATGCGAAGCAAGGCAGCAGTAATAGATCTATCACGGTTGAATCTCCTCTGAACAACTTGACCCACAATTTGCTCTGCTCTTGGGCAGCTAGAGCTATAGAATCCAACCCTAAGATCAGCAAATGCAATGGGAAACATAAAGAACAAGAAGATAACAACAATTGTGAACTTCACCATCTTCAGTTATTAGTGTGTTTATTTGGTTATGTCCTAGCAATAGAAAACGGTGTGTTGTGtcatgtgtgtgtgcgtgtgtgtgtatatagagTGTGTGGGCACCGAGAGAGAATCACAAGTCAAAGTTGAGCTaataacatttttgttcttttctttatgtaaattaattaaggaCACATAATGAAATCTTGAGGATCTGTGGTCGCTAaaagattattataatttatagtaaCGTGGTATATGttgtttttatgcaaaaaggtTGGCATACGTGCCAAAGAAGCAAAACTTTCGAATAAATTCGTAACGCCAAACTGGCCATATAGCTTTTACGTAAATTGTGGAAAGAAACATCACATATTGACGCGGTTTTGaatatatttcacttaatacggTGTTTTTTGTTCACAACAATTGAGATTTGCCATGCGAATGTAATGAACTGCACA harbors:
- the LOC114405729 gene encoding peroxidase 44-like, with product MVKFTIVVIFLFFMFPIAFADLRVGFYSSSCPRAEQIVGQVVQRRFNRDRSITAALLRMHFHDCFVRGCDASILIDSTRGNQSEKAAGANGTVRGYELIDEIKKALERECPSTVSCADIITLATRDSVVLAGGLKYDVATGRRDGHVSQSSEVNLPGPRSTVSRVLEVFSANGMSLDEMVTLLGAHTVGFTHCSFFRDRLNDPNMDPSLRAGLGRTCNRPNSDPRAFLDQNVSSSMVFDNAFYKQIVLRRGVLFIDQQLALDTLSKGLVTVFAGNNAAFQRSFADAMVKMGNIKVLVGNEGEIRRNCRVFNSAS